Proteins encoded within one genomic window of Amycolatopsis nigrescens CSC17Ta-90:
- a CDS encoding ABC transporter substrate-binding protein, with the protein MKFNRKTLAAAGSAFAVAALVAGCGSGQVGQSGDAGGQTQNNKKLTLIPGAQAEPFYISMQCGAEAEAKKLGYTLDTQAPQKFDAAMQTEKVNALGSAPPAGLLIAPTDEQAMLAPIQQVKNRGTKVVEVDTSLKDTSVAVSSISSNNAEGGKLAAQTLAKLVGDKPGSVLVLDTIAGTSTTNARAKGFEEELKNHPNLKGLETQFTQNEPDQAASKVTATLSATPDLVGIFATNLNTGEGAATGLRNAGKIGQVNLVGFDASPSEVEGLRKGEYQGLIAQDPASIGQQGVQQAVAALENKPTQRTITAGLHSITKADMDANAQYFYKQQC; encoded by the coding sequence ATGAAGTTCAACCGGAAGACGCTCGCCGCCGCCGGTTCGGCGTTCGCGGTCGCGGCGCTGGTGGCCGGCTGCGGCAGCGGCCAGGTCGGCCAGTCCGGCGATGCCGGCGGCCAGACACAGAACAACAAGAAGCTCACCCTGATCCCCGGCGCGCAGGCGGAGCCGTTCTACATCTCGATGCAGTGCGGCGCCGAGGCCGAGGCCAAGAAGCTCGGGTACACATTGGACACCCAGGCGCCGCAGAAGTTCGACGCCGCGATGCAGACCGAGAAGGTGAACGCGCTCGGCTCCGCGCCGCCGGCCGGGCTGCTCATCGCGCCGACCGACGAGCAGGCCATGCTCGCGCCGATCCAGCAGGTGAAGAACCGGGGCACCAAGGTCGTCGAGGTGGACACCTCGCTGAAGGACACCAGCGTCGCGGTCTCGTCGATCTCCTCGAACAACGCCGAGGGCGGCAAGCTGGCCGCGCAGACGCTGGCCAAGCTGGTCGGCGACAAGCCGGGTTCGGTGCTGGTGCTGGACACCATCGCCGGCACCTCCACCACCAACGCCAGGGCCAAGGGTTTCGAGGAGGAGCTGAAGAACCACCCCAACCTCAAGGGCCTGGAGACCCAGTTCACCCAGAACGAGCCGGACCAGGCCGCGTCCAAGGTGACCGCGACCCTGTCCGCCACGCCGGACCTGGTCGGCATCTTCGCCACCAACCTGAACACCGGTGAGGGCGCGGCCACCGGCCTGCGCAACGCGGGCAAGATCGGCCAGGTGAACCTGGTCGGCTTCGACGCCAGCCCGTCCGAGGTGGAGGGCCTGCGCAAGGGCGAGTACCAGGGCCTGATCGCACAGGACCCGGCGTCGATCGGGCAGCAGGGCGTGCAGCAGGCCGTGGCCGCGCTGGAGAACAAGCCGACCCAGCGCACCATCACCGCCGGCCTGCACTCCATCACCAAGGCCGACATGGACGCCAACGCCCAGTACTTCTACAAGCAACAGTGCTGA
- a CDS encoding ABC transporter permease: MTKATDTKAAVQSEVDGTGGFAKRPLGARLVSANTFWIALVLLALIVVFTALRPAEFASVFTLQTLLIETSVLLVLSVGMTFVIITSGIDLSVGSVLIFAGMVGGKTMEGLSDGNASAAGWGVITVGLIAAVLAGTVWGLLNGFLIAVAKIPPLIVTLGTMGAALGAAYLLNNGSDVRSVPTALNNTLGYGTSFGGVPNLVIVAVVITLIGAWLLHTTKFGRYTYAVGSNAEAARRSGIGVTAHLLKVYLLTGFLAGIAGFMSLAYYASTTITAHTTDNLNAIAATVMGGTSLFGGVGSVLGTVIGVFIPAVLKKGFNITQIQDFWQMIAVGAVLIAAVWFDQRRRRLRNSR, from the coding sequence CGAAGTGGACGGAACCGGCGGGTTCGCCAAACGGCCGCTCGGGGCGAGGCTGGTCTCGGCGAACACGTTCTGGATCGCGCTGGTGCTGCTCGCGCTGATCGTGGTGTTCACCGCGCTGCGGCCGGCCGAGTTCGCCAGCGTGTTCACCCTGCAGACCCTGCTGATCGAGACCTCGGTGCTGCTGGTGCTCTCGGTCGGGATGACCTTCGTGATCATCACCTCCGGCATCGACCTGTCCGTCGGCTCGGTGCTGATCTTCGCGGGCATGGTCGGCGGCAAGACCATGGAAGGCCTCAGCGACGGCAACGCCAGCGCCGCCGGCTGGGGCGTGATCACCGTCGGCCTGATCGCCGCGGTGCTGGCCGGCACGGTATGGGGCCTGCTCAACGGGTTCCTGATCGCGGTGGCGAAGATCCCGCCGCTGATCGTCACCCTTGGCACGATGGGCGCCGCGCTCGGCGCCGCGTACCTGCTGAACAACGGCTCCGACGTGCGCAGCGTGCCGACCGCGCTGAACAACACGCTCGGCTACGGCACCTCGTTCGGCGGCGTGCCGAACCTGGTGATCGTGGCCGTGGTGATCACCCTGATCGGCGCCTGGCTGCTGCACACCACCAAGTTCGGCCGCTACACCTACGCGGTCGGCTCCAACGCGGAGGCGGCGCGGCGCTCCGGCATCGGCGTGACCGCGCACCTGCTGAAGGTGTACCTGCTCACCGGTTTCCTGGCCGGGATCGCCGGTTTCATGTCGCTGGCGTACTACGCGTCGACGACCATCACGGCGCACACCACCGACAACCTGAACGCGATCGCGGCCACCGTGATGGGCGGTACCAGCCTCTTCGGCGGGGTCGGCTCGGTACTCGGCACGGTGATCGGGGTGTTCATCCCGGCAGTGCTGAAGAAGGGCTTCAACATCACGCAAATTCAGGATTTCTGGCAGATGATCGCGGTGGGCGCGGTGCTCATCGCGGCCGTCTGGTTCGACCAGCGACGCCGCCGGCTTCGCAACTCCCGTTAG